One uncultured Desulfuromusa sp. genomic window, TGTCACACAAGCACGACAGGTCACACAATCAAAAGGCATCTGAGCTGTATGAATCACTTCCGGAAGCTCTGCTGCAACAAAAAGACAGCCGATAAAAAACCGGGTATTCCCACAACCTGATGCCCGAAGAAGACCGTTTTCACCGACCTCACCAAGTCCACCAATAGTGGCAAACAAGCGCTCATACACCGGGGCGGTATCAACAGCCGCTGTTGCATGAACATGATCACCTAACAGAATCATCAGGCGGGAAAGCATCCTTTGCCCCGTCGAATGATAATCGTTTCCTCTGGCATAAGCTGATATATATCCCAGCAGAGCATCGTTTGCAGGCTCAGGAAAAGGGTTAATTGCAGCAGAATCGCCCCAAAGATTACTGAAGGTGAGAACGATCACTGATTTCGCAAAGGGATAGGTTTTCCAGGGATTGGACTTTTCAGGAAGCATGCGTTCGAGATATTTCATCTCGCCGTGCATGCCGTTCTTTAGCCAGGCGGCGACGCGCCCGTCATTTTCACCAATAGATCGCCG contains:
- a CDS encoding QueG-associated DUF1730 domain-containing protein, producing MKLENFNEWLATTSREIGAHSAACLRMDNPLLRRSIGENDGRVAAWLKNGMHGEMKYLERMLPEKSNPWKTYPFAKSVIVLTFSNLWGDSAAINPFPEPANDALLGYISAYARGNDYHSTGQRMLSRLMILLGDHVHATAAVDTAPVYERLFATIGGLGEVGENGLLRASGCGNTRFFIGCLFVAAELPEVIHTAQMPFDCVTCRACVTNCPTGAIKASESIDARKCISYLTMEKRGSLSHKEGQAIGHWLFGCDSCTMVCPPADKADMRIPIDLEWLLKSPASEIRRTIKDNATSYAGVTQLRKNAVVVLKNMRAQRAQDLLHWVRENTGSELIRQQIDLW